In Bactrocera oleae isolate idBacOlea1 chromosome 5, idBacOlea1, whole genome shotgun sequence, a genomic segment contains:
- the Sap30 gene encoding histone deacetylase complex subunit SAP30 homolog — translation MNNGGFSSADEDSRDGHSTCCLIDDDERCRNPAGNARYSKRIQKTVQQKRLKLRNDPTAERIYICEYHKSQIQSARSKRRRKESEEDSNETDNETPDVVMPDLYQLQVNTLRRYKRHYKVQTRPGMKRQQLADTIMKHFKTIPIKEQETITYFVYMVKSNSNKLDQKNGIGNDTT, via the exons ATGAATAACGGTGGGTTCAGTTCAGCAGACGAGGACTCTCGTGATGGCCATAGTACATGTTGCCTTATCGATGATGACGAACGTTGCCGAAATCCCGCTGGTAATGCCAGATATAGTAAACGTATACAAAAAACTGTGCAACAAAAACGTCTAAAACTTCGTAATGATCCCACCGCGGAACGCATTTACATCTGTGAATACCACAAATCGCAAATACAATCAGCACGCAGTAAACGACGGCGTAAGGAATCTGAGGAGGATAGCAATGAAACCGATAACGAAACACCAGACGTTGTAATGCCGGACCTTTATCAACTGCAAGTGAATACATTGCGACGATATAAACGTCACTACAAAGTGCAGACGAGACCGGGTATGAAGCGACAACAATTGGCAGAT acaaTCATGAAACATTTCAAAACGATACCGATCAAAGAGCAGGAAACCATCACCTACTTTGTATACATGGTTAAATCGAATTCGAATAAGCTGGATCAAAAGAATGGCATTGGCAATGATACAACCTGA
- the Rrp45 gene encoding exosome complex component RRP45: protein MRETPLSTFERNFITQAVKQNLRLDGRKNDEFRKATINFGADWGSALVALGETKVLAQVSCELGVPKSTRPNEGIIYINVELGQMAAPHFESGRNSELNVQISRTLERTFKDSRCVDLESLCVTSEERVWLLRIDLNVLNHEGNLIDCCSIAALSSLLHFKRPDVSIIDNDVHIHSAAEKEPIPMVLHHYPVCVSYCLFDDGRLAVADPSVSEERTADSALVFGLNSFRELCCLNLGGTTLTSSTLLLQCATRAARRAKFVVDYVKEMLELDKMARDDNRNAGFTECVRLNQITALAENRLSLRLRNFKLQETSELKEANPMETSGDEEDDSEEENPDDQKNVVAIDSKSALLESNQSNIKWVPDDEDAESNVESMCSENVAEEGDESERSLSQQVEKQMRKFSKKESKRALSRKHLQHDASDSEEEAKVIL from the exons ATGAGGGAGACGCCACTTTCTACCTTTGAGCGTAATTTTATAACACAGGCAGTCAAACAAAATTTG CGCCTAGATGGTCGCAAAAATGATGAATTTCGTAAGGCAACCATCAATTTCGGTGCAGATTGGGGCAGCGCACTCGTGGCACTTGGCGAAACCAAAGTGCTCGCGCAAGTATCTTGTGAGCTGGGTGTCCCCAAGTCCACACGCCCCAACGAGggcattatttatataaatgtcgAATTGGGGCAGATGGCGGCACCACATTTTGAGTCCGGACGCAACTCCGAGTTAAATGTGCAAATTAGTCGTACTTTGGAGCGAACATTTAAAGATTCACGGTGTGTTGACTTAGAGTCGCTTTGTGTTACCTCAGAGGAGCGCGTATGGTTACTGCGCATTGACCTGAATGTATTAAATCATGAAGGCAATTTAATTG actGCTGTTCAATTGCAGCGCTAAGCTCGCTACTGCACTTCAAACGTCCGGACGTGAGCATTATTGACAACGATGTGCATATACACTCGGCAGCCGAGAAGGAACCAATACCTATGGTGTTGCATCACTACCCAGTTTGTGTCAGCTATTGTTTGTTCGATGATGGCCGCTTGGCTGTAGCCGATCCCAGTGTATCGGAGGAACGTACCGCAGATTCTGCGCTGGTGTTCGGCTTGAATTCATTCCGTGAATTGTGTTGTTTAAATTTAGGTGGCACAACACTTACAAGCTCCACACTGTTGTTGCAATGTGCCACACGTGCAGCGCGACGTGCCAAGTTTGTTGTTGATTATGTGAAGGAAATGCTGGAGTTGGATAAAATGGCGAGAGATGATAATAGAAACGCTGGTTTCACAGAGTGTGTGCGCCTCAATCAAATTACAGCTTTGGCGGAAAATCGTTTGTCGCTGCGCCTACGTAATTTCAAACTACAAGAAACTAGCGAATTGAAAGAAGCAAATCCAATGGAAACAAGTGGTGATGAAGAGGATGACAGTGAGGAAGAAAACCCAGATGACCAAAAGAACG TCGTTGCCATTGACTCCAAATCGGCTCTGTTGGAATCCAATCAATCTAACATCAAATGGGTACCGGATGATGAGGACGCTGAGAGTAATGTTGAAAGCATGTGCTCAGAGAACGTCGCCGAGGAGGGCGATGAAAGCGAACGCAGCCTGTCACAACAAGTGGAAAAACAAATGcgtaaattttccaaaaaagagTCAAAACGTGCATTAAGTAGGAAGCATTTGCAAC ACGATGCCAGTGATTCGGAAGAAGAAGCAAAAGTAATTTTGTAA